A single region of the Xenopus laevis strain J_2021 chromosome 4L, Xenopus_laevis_v10.1, whole genome shotgun sequence genome encodes:
- the LOC121402809 gene encoding palmitoyltransferase ZDHHC20-A-like: MEKQEENCKIDIEEEKMDKEDMYSCRRRISRVMITLIIGLLATCYYIFVVELCIFTVPSQELKATFLVIFHILFLLCMWSYLRVVITPPAVPPETFRLSESDKQLYLSEERPEVQEQILSRAAKNLPLYYNIDSKTPIKYCRKCQFIKPDRCHHCTVCDICILKLDHHCIFLNNCVGFSNYKFFLLFLLYVPLLLIFTSAVSLYCSILFWTDQLPNMDSKGSAIALFCMSTLSCIIFCYRYIYDHYSLVLTNETLLEFNEGLHCEYNPYDLGYRKNWRQVFGNKKRYWFIPIFSSLGDGSSFPLGDATKDIEKNGTIDCQTPK, encoded by the coding sequence ATGGAAAAACAAGAGGAAAATTGTAAGATTgatatagaagaagaaaaaatggaCAAAGAAGATATGTATTCATGTAGGAGGAGGATCAGCAGGGTAATGATTACACTAATCATTGGGCTCCTTGCTACCTGCTATTACATATTTGTGGTGGAGCTGTGCATATTTACTGTTCCATCACAAGAGCTAAAGGCAACCTTCCTGGTGATTTTCCACATTTTGTTCCTCCTGTGCATGTGGAGTTATCTTCGGGTTGTAATAACGCCTCCTGCCGTCCCTCCTGAAACATTCCGCCTATCGGAGTCTGACAAGCAGCTGTATCTGAGTGAGGAGAGGCCAGAAGTGCAGGAGCAAATCCTCAGCCGTGCGGCCAAAAACTTgcctttatattataatatagattCAAAAACACCGATTAAGTACTGTAGAAAATGCCAATTCATAAAGCCAGACAGGTGCCATCATTGTACAGTGTGTGACATCTGTATACTGAAACTGGATCATCATTGCATATTTCTAAACAACTGCGTGGGATTTTCCAACTACAAGTTCTTCCTCCTGTTCCTGCTCTATGTACCCCTATTGCTTATATTCACTAGTGCAGTGTCCCTTTATTGCTCCATACTGTTCTGGACTGATCAACTGCCAAACATGGATTCCAAAGGCTCAGCCATTGCGCTGTTCTGCATGAGTACATTGTCCTGTATAATCTTTTGTTATCGGTATATTTATGACCATTACTCACTGGTTTTAACGAATGAAACTCTTTTAGAGTTTAATGAAGGCTTACATTGTGAGTATAATCCCTATGACTTGGGCTACAGAAAGAACTGGAGACAAGTGTTTGGCAATAAAAAGAGATATTGGTTCATCCCAATCTTCAGCAGCTTAGGAGATGGCTCCTCATTCCCACTGGGTGATGCCACAAAGGAcatagagaaaaatgggactATTGACTGCCAAACCCCTAAATGA